In the genome of Palaemon carinicauda isolate YSFRI2023 chromosome 13, ASM3689809v2, whole genome shotgun sequence, one region contains:
- the LOC137651788 gene encoding uncharacterized protein produces MFQKIKNRKQEKMRKMKNILRYIHQETRSFVEHAPGETRSFTEHAPGETRSSVEHAVGETCSFAEHPIRETRSFVEHAPGETRSFTEHAPGETRSFAEHAAGETCSFAEHPVRETLSFAEHTPGETRSFAEHAAGETRSSVEHAVGETRSFTEHAPGETRSSVEHAVGETCSFAEHPIRETRSFVEHAPGETRSFTEHAPGETRSSVEHAVGETCSFAEHPIRETRSFVEHAPGETRLFTEHAPGETRSFAEHAAGETCSFAEHPVRKTRSLAEQAPGETRSFTEHTPGETHSFTEHTPGETRSFTEHAPGETRSFTEHTPGETRSSVEHAVGETCSFAEHPIRETRSFVEHAPGETRSFTEHAPGETRSFAEHAAGETCSFAEHPVRETRSFAEHTPGETRSFAEHAAGETRSFAEHAAGETRSFAEHPVRETRSLAEQAPGETRSFAEHDAGETRSFAEHPVRETRSFTEYTAAETRSFVEHAAAGETRSFAEHTAGETHSFVEHAAGETRSFAKHPVRETRSFAEHSPGETRSFAEHTAGETRSFAEHPVRETRSLAEQAPGETRSFAEHDAGETRSFAEHPIRETRSFTEYTAGETPSFAEHTPGETRSFVEHAAEETRSFAEHPIRETRSFAEHAPGETRSFADHAPGETRSFADHPAKETRSFADHPAKETRSFADHPAKETRSSRGPPC; encoded by the coding sequence AGAGACTCGCTCATTCGTTGAACACGCACCTGGAGAGACTCGCTCATTCACTGAACATGCACCTGGAGAGACTCGCTCATCTGTTGAACACGCTGTTGGAGAGACTTGCTCATTCGCGGAACACCCCATTAGAGAGACTCGCTCATTCGTTGAACACGCACCTGGAGAGACTCGCTCATTCACTGAACATGCACCTGGAGAGACTCGATCATTTGCTGAACACGCTGCTGGAGAGACTTGTTCATTCGCGGAACACCCAGTTAGAGAGACTCTCTCATTCGCTGAACACACACCTGGAGAGACTCGCTCATTCGCTGAACACGCTGCTGGAGAGACTCGCTCATCTGTTGAACACGCTGTTGGAGAGACTCGCTCATTCACTGAACATGCACCTGGAGAGACTCGCTCATCTGTTGAACACGCTGTTGGAGAGACTTGCTCATTCGCGGAACACCCCATTAGAGAGACTCGCTCATTCGTTGAACACGCACCTGGAGAGACTCGCTCATTCACTGAACATGCACCTGGAGAGACTCGCTCATCTGTTGAACACGCTGTTGGAGAGACTTGCTCATTCGCGGAACACCCCATTAGAGAGACTCGCTCATTCGTTGAACACGCACCTGGAGAGACTCGCTTATTCACTGAACATGCACCTGGAGAGACTCGATCATTTGCTGAACACGCTGCTGGAGAGACTTGTTCATTCGCGGAACACCCAGTTAGAAAGACTCGCTCATTGGCTGAACAAGCACCTGGAGAGACTCGCTCATTCACTGAACACACACCTGGAGAGACTCACTCATTCACTGAACACACACCTGGAGAGACTCGCTCATTCACTGAACACGCACCTGGAGAGACTCGCTCATTCACTGAACACACACCTGGAGAGACTCGCTCATCTGTTGAACACGCTGTTGGAGAGACTTGCTCATTCGCGGAACACCCCATTAGAGAGACTCGCTCATTCGTTGAACACGCACCTGGAGAGACTCGCTCATTCACTGAACATGCACCTGGAGAGACTCGATCATTTGCTGAACACGCTGCTGGAGAGACTTGTTCATTCGCGGAACACCCAGTTAGAGAGACTCGCTCATTCGCTGAACACACACCTGGAGAGACTCGCTCATTCGCTGAACACGCTGCTGGAGAGACTCGCTCATTCGCTGAACACGCTGCTGGAGAGACTCGCTCATTCGCGGAACACCCAGTTAGAGAGACTCGCTCATTGGCTGAACAAGCACCTGGAGAGACTCGCTCATTCGCTGAACACGATGCTGGAGAGACTCGCTCATTCGCGGAACACCCAGTTAGAGAGACTCGCTCATTCACTGAATACACTGCTGCAGAGACTCGTTCATTCGTTGAACACGCTGCTGCTGGAGAGACTCGCTCATTCGCTGAACACACTGCTGGAGAGACTCACTCATTCGTTGAACACGCTGCTGGAGAGACTCGCTCATTTGCGAAACACCCAGTTAGAGAGACTCGATCATTCGCTGAACACTCACCTGGAGAGACTCGCTCATTCGCTGAACACACTGCTGGAGAGACTCGCTCATTCGCGGAACACCCTGTTAGAGAGACTCGCTCATTGGCTGAACAAGCACCTGGAGAGACTCGCTCATTCGCTGAACACGATGCTGGAGAGACTCGTTCATTCGCGGAACACCCAATTAGAGAGACTCGCTCATTCACTGAATACACTGCTGGAGAGACTCCTTCATTCGCTGAACACACACCTGGAGAGACTCGCTCATTCGTTGAACACGCTGCTGAAGAGACTCGTTCATTCGCGGAACACCCAATTAGAGAGACTCGCTCATTCGCTGAACACGCACCTGGGGAGACTCGCTCATTCGCTGATCACGCACCTGGGGAGACTCGCTCATTCGCGGACCACCCTGCTAAAGAGACTCGCTCATTCGCGGACCACCCTGCTAAAGAGACTCGCTCATTCGCGGACCACCCTGCTAAAGAGACTCGCTCATCTCGCGGACCACCCTGCTAA